From the Clostridium cagae genome, the window AGTGTAGATGGCAGTATGATGAACACAAATGATGGTTATATGTACTTTAAAAGACAAATAGAAAAAGAAATAGAAGAGAATCTAAATGTGAGATTTATAAATTGTAGCAAAGGTGCTAGGATAAAGGGTACAGTAGAAATGAAGTTAGAAGAAGTGAAAAATTATAATTTATAAGTGAGTATATAACATATAACAAAAGAACAGCGCAGAGAATTAGTATTAAGTTAGAATAAAATATAAATACTTAGGTAGGTGATATTTAAAATGAAAGTTGTATGCATAGTACAAGCCAGAATGGGTTCTACAAGATTACCAGGGAAAATTCTTAAAAACATATGTGGTAAAACAATTTTGGAACATGATATAGATAGATTAAAAAGAGTAAAAAATATAGATAAAATAGTTATTGCAACTACAATGTTAGAAAGAGATAATGCTGTGGTTGAAGAAGCTAAAAGATTAGGGGTTACATATTTTAGAGGTTCAGAAGAGGATGTTTTATCTAGGTATTATTATGCAGCAAGAGAAAATAATGCAGATGTGATTGTCAGAGTGACTAGCGATTGTCCACTTATTGATAGTGAGATTACGGATAGAACTATACATTTTTATCTAGAAAATTGTGATAAATACGATTATGTGAGTAATTCTTTAAAAAGGACATATCCAAGAGGTTTAGATACAGAAGTCTTTAGTTATAAAATTTTAGCAAGGACATTTTCTGAAGCAACTTATAAAAAAGATAGAGAACATGTAACAGCCTATATATGGGGAAATCCAAATATTTTTAATTTAGGCTGTTATGAAAATAATATAGATTACTCTGATTTAAGATGGACGCTTGATACTATTGAAGATTTAGAATTAATTAATAGAATTTATAATTACCTGTATAATGATAAGGGTAATAATTTTAGTATGAATGATATTCTAAAATTATATGAAAAGTATCCGGAATTAAGGAAGATAAATATTGATATAAAACAAAAAGAATTATAAAATATTAAGAAAATTGTATAAATAAATAAGCACATAATTTATAGTATAAAGGAATTAAATTAAAATGAATTATATAATAATTACAGGGGCATCAAGAGGTTTGGGCAAATCATTAGCTTTAAAATTGGGTAAGGCTAATACTAAGTTGTATTTGTTGGCAAGGGATTTGAAAAAATTACAAGATATTAGTATTGAGGTTAGAAACAATGGGGGAGAAGTAGAGACGATTGAATTTGATTTAAGTAACAATATAGATAAAATACCTAATTTAATCAATTCCATAGTTAAAAATATTGATGTGGAGCAGTGTGAATCACTAGTGTTAATAAATAATGCTGGTTTAATAAAACCAATTGATTTTATAGGAAATTTATCTGTTGATGATATTTTATATAATTTCAATACCAATTGTATATCAGCTATTGTTTTAATTAATGCGTTTATTAAAAAAACAAATAAATTTAAATACTTAAAAAAAATAATTAATATTTCCTCAGGTGTAGCATATAAACCATTAAGCGGATGGGGACTATATTCCGCTTCTAAATCTGCAATAAATATTTTTATAGAAACACTAATTACAGAAAGTGATGAGAACATAAAAGCCGTTTCGGTTGATCCGGGAGTTATGGATACGGATATTCAAAATTATATAAGGAAAGTTGATAAATTGAAATTTCCTTATGTAGATGATTTCAAAAAATATCATGAAAATGGAGTGTTAGTTTCTTCAGATTTAGTTGCAAATAAGATTAGTGAGGTATATATTGATGGTTGGTATGCGAAAAATATATTTGAAAAGATTAAAGATTACGAATAGAATGGATAGTTTTTAAATGAGAGTGGCAGTTTTTTCAGATGTACATGGAAATATATATTCCTTCAAAAACATATTGAATTCAATGAAAAAGAATAATATAGACCATTATATATTTTGTGGTGATATATGTGGATATTATTATCATCAGAATGAAATAATTGAATTGTTTAAAGGACTAAAAAATTTTATATGCGTAATGGGAAATCATGACAAAAAAATTATAAATTTACTTAATAAAAAAGAAACTATTATTAAGGAGAATATTGACAAAGATAGAAGTTCTAACTCTTTATTATTAAATAATATAACAGATGCAAACAAAGAGTATCTTCAAAATCTTAGTATTAAATACGAGGGTATTATTGATAATAGAAAAATTGGAGTGTTTCACGGAAGCCCATTCAACTTTTTAGAGGAATATGTTTATCCTACCGATTCGTTAAATAATTTTGAAAAGCTAGATTATGATATTGTGTTTTTAGGGCATACACATTATTCTATGTATAAGAAATTAAACAATGTTATTGTGGTAAATCCAGGTTCATGTGGTCAACCCAGAAATGGTAGATTACCTTCATATGCAATATGGGAAACCGCAACTAATGAGGTGGAATTTAAATATGTTGACTATGATATTACCAAATTAGTGAATGATATTAATATGTATGACAAATTCAATAAATATTTAGTAGATATTTTGTATAGAGGAAGGTATTAGATATGGATAAGAGTATATTTAAAAAAAATATTCTAGTGACAGGTATTGGAGGCGATATAGGTCAAGGAATTATAAAATGCTTAATAGATATTAATTATGATTCAAATTTATATGGTTGTGATTTAGATAAGTATGCAGCAGGTCAAAAATCAGTAAAAGGTTTTTTTATTTCTCCAAGAGTAGAAGGAGAAGAAAAATATATCGAATTTTTATCAAAAATTATAGAAGAGAAAAATATAGAATATATCGTGCCAAGCACTGAAGCAGAAATAAAATTATTAGGTAAATATAGAGAATCACAAGTCTTTAAAGATGTAAACATCTTAATAAATAATCAGTTAATATTAGATACTTTCTTGGACAAGTATAAAACAATAACATTTTTTGATGAAAATAAAATTATGTATCCAAAAACTTATCTAATTGAGGAATTTGAAGATCAATTACCTTTTCCTGTTATATTAAAGTTAAGAGAAGGGGCAGGAAGAAAAGGATTTTTCATTATAAATAACAATGAGGACTTAACATATTTTAAAAGAAATTATAAAAAAGCTATAATACAAGAAGTAGTAGGCGATATAGATCATGAATATACTATTGGTGTCTTTTCAGATGGAAAAAAAGTTAATTCAATTGGATTTAGAAGATATCTTGGATATGGAAGTTTAAGTAAATATGTAGAGATTGAAAATGATATTAAAATTCAAGAACTTGCAGAGAAAATTGCTTCTATTACTAATTTAAAAGGATCTATAAATATTCAAACGAGAAAAGTAAATGGAGTTTATATTCCATTTGAGATTAATCCTAGACTTTCAAGCACTTTGTGTTTTAGAAATTATTTTGGTTTTAAAGATTTAAAATGGTGGATTGATATAAATGAAAGTATAGAAATTGAATATAAACCTAGATATTCAAAGGGCGTTGGAATAAAAACAGTAGGAGAGGTTTTTTTTGACTTAGAATAAATAACTGATTTGAGGGGGCTTTTTATAATGGAAAAATTTAGTGTTGTTGAAGATGAAGTTTATAAATATAAGAGATTAGACCCAGTACCAACAAGTGATGAGTTGAATGAATTTTATGCAAAAGAATATTATGAGATAAAGAAAAAAAATGATGCTGGAAGTGCAGACAGATTTATAAACGACAAGGAAGATAATAATGATAAGAGCGAAGAACTTTTATGGTTAAAAAAAACAGAATATAGAGATGCTTATGTAATTTTCCATAAGTATTTTACTGATGGAAAAATATTAGATATTGGCTGTGGTTCTGGAGAATTTCTGAGCTATATGGGTGACAATGGATTTGGT encodes:
- a CDS encoding metallophosphoesterase family protein, with protein sequence MRVAVFSDVHGNIYSFKNILNSMKKNNIDHYIFCGDICGYYYHQNEIIELFKGLKNFICVMGNHDKKIINLLNKKETIIKENIDKDRSSNSLLLNNITDANKEYLQNLSIKYEGIIDNRKIGVFHGSPFNFLEEYVYPTDSLNNFEKLDYDIVFLGHTHYSMYKKLNNVIVVNPGSCGQPRNGRLPSYAIWETATNEVEFKYVDYDITKLVNDINMYDKFNKYLVDILYRGRY
- a CDS encoding cytidylyltransferase domain-containing protein — its product is MKVVCIVQARMGSTRLPGKILKNICGKTILEHDIDRLKRVKNIDKIVIATTMLERDNAVVEEAKRLGVTYFRGSEEDVLSRYYYAARENNADVIVRVTSDCPLIDSEITDRTIHFYLENCDKYDYVSNSLKRTYPRGLDTEVFSYKILARTFSEATYKKDREHVTAYIWGNPNIFNLGCYENNIDYSDLRWTLDTIEDLELINRIYNYLYNDKGNNFSMNDILKLYEKYPELRKINIDIKQKEL
- a CDS encoding SDR family NAD(P)-dependent oxidoreductase; amino-acid sequence: MNYIIITGASRGLGKSLALKLGKANTKLYLLARDLKKLQDISIEVRNNGGEVETIEFDLSNNIDKIPNLINSIVKNIDVEQCESLVLINNAGLIKPIDFIGNLSVDDILYNFNTNCISAIVLINAFIKKTNKFKYLKKIINISSGVAYKPLSGWGLYSASKSAINIFIETLITESDENIKAVSVDPGVMDTDIQNYIRKVDKLKFPYVDDFKKYHENGVLVSSDLVANKISEVYIDGWYAKNIFEKIKDYE
- a CDS encoding ATP-grasp domain-containing protein: MDKSIFKKNILVTGIGGDIGQGIIKCLIDINYDSNLYGCDLDKYAAGQKSVKGFFISPRVEGEEKYIEFLSKIIEEKNIEYIVPSTEAEIKLLGKYRESQVFKDVNILINNQLILDTFLDKYKTITFFDENKIMYPKTYLIEEFEDQLPFPVILKLREGAGRKGFFIINNNEDLTYFKRNYKKAIIQEVVGDIDHEYTIGVFSDGKKVNSIGFRRYLGYGSLSKYVEIENDIKIQELAEKIASITNLKGSINIQTRKVNGVYIPFEINPRLSSTLCFRNYFGFKDLKWWIDINESIEIEYKPRYSKGVGIKTVGEVFFDLE